The Kordia sp. SMS9 DNA window ATATTGCGAAGGAAACATTGTAACTCAGACGCTGGCTGTTTAGTTTTACAATCAATTACTTGATAGCCTAGTAGTCGTTTTGCGGCACTTTGTGCTTTTAAAAAATCTTTATTCATGCACAAAAATATAAGTACAGAGAATATTATTGTTGAATGTTTGTTTATAAAGTCGAAAGATTTGAAATCCCCAAAAAAAATAAAGATAACGGTTGGCGTTATCAATATCAACGACATGATAATATGATCTAGGAACATACTTTGTATTCTGCGGAGTTTAAAATTTGTTGTAGTGATTTTAGAAATTTCACGTATAAAAATTCCCTTTAAAATATCTTTTTTACGTTTCATAGAAAGCTTTAAATGACTAAAATTAATGTAAATCAAACACATTTTCGCCACGTTGTCACTTCTAGAAACACTAAAAATGACATTTTGACATTAAAATTTCTAAAAAACTGTCAAAATGACGTATTTTTTTACTTGGAATCCTTTTTGCCATATACAACTCGTATTTGAATAACAAATAATTTAAAACTGAAAAATCAAACTTTAAAAAAACAAATAAGATGAATATAGTAAAAAGAAGAAACGCAGATTTTCCATCAATTTTTGACGAATTGTTTCAAACAGATTGGTTTGGCGGAATGGCAAATCCAGCGACAGCTACAAAAGGAACTATTCCAGCAACCAATATTAAAGAAACTGCGGACAATTTCATATTAGAAGTAGCTGCACCTGGAAAAACGAAGGAAGATTTCAAACTTTCACTCGATCATGATGTGTTAACAATTAGCACAGAAGAAAAGAAAGAAGAAACAAAGAAAGAAGATAATTATACGCGTAGAGAGTTTAGCTTTTCAGCGTTTACACGTTCTTTCAAATTACCACAAACAGTAAATAAAGAAGAAATCAACGCTACGTATACAGACGGAATTTTACATGTTACGTTGCCAAAACGTGAAGAAGACAAAGTGAAGCCAAAGCGTTTGATTGAAATTTCATAATATAAAAATTTTCATAATAATTATTTAGGATTGGTTAGTTAATGGAAAAAGGGTTCGTCAAGAAATTGGCGAGCCTTTTTTATGTAGTATGGTAAAGAATTAGGTTTTCTTCACATATTTTGTAATAATCACAATATGTTGTCCGTTTACACGTCCTTCTATATGTTCTGCATTGTCATGTGAAAGTGTAATGTTACGAACAGGCGTTCCACGTTTCGCAACAAATCCAGCACCTTTTACGTTTAGGTCTTTGATCAAAACCACACTATCTCCAGCTTGCAATTGTACGCCGTTTACATCTACATGTTTGAGGGTGTTTTCTTCCTCTTCCGCTTCTCCTGTGGCTGCTGCCCAAGTCAAATCGTCTTCCTCCAAATACATCATGTCTAGCAAATCTTGTGGCCAGCCTTCATGCTTCAATCGGTGCAACATACGCCACGCTACAATTTGAACCGCTTTGACTTCGCTCCACATGCTATCATTCAAACAACGCCAATGATTCGCGTTCATCGTTTCAGGATTTTCTATTTGAGAAATACAAGTTTCACATGCGTAGATAGATTTTTCCAGTTGTTCAGCATGATTTGGTGGCACGTGATACATTGCTAGTTTTTCAGTGGAATTGCACAATTCGCAAGTATTATTGCTACGCTTTTTTAGGTCTCTTTCGATGCTCATAGAGTGGAAATCTTATGTTTCTGTAAATAAAGTAAAAATGACGGGAATTAAGTCACAACGCAAGGTTTTATTCGACAATTAGCTCAAACCTAGTTTCAAAAAACGCATCCGATCGATTGTCTTTTACTTTAAGTTCGCATGTTATTGGATTGGTGACAATTCCAGAAGTGATCACAATATAAGGAGAAAATTGTTGTTGTACTGATGCCGCATTTAAAAGTGCTGGCGACATATTTTCTTTTTCTATAATTTTTGTGCCAGTAGCATCTTTTAATGATAGCGAAGATGTAATATCAACCATACCGTTTTCATCCACTTTCAAACCTTTGAAATTATTCAAGATGATGTAGATGTCTTCTTCCATGGATATTTTATCATCCACAATTCCTACATCGCGTTGTTTTGAATATAAATACATGGAATCGTAGGTAATTCCAGAAGATTTTGTGGTGAATAAAGGATTTTCAATCACAGAAAACGGCATGCGTATGTTGTAAAAATGATCACTTTTCGTATCCGTAATATTCACATGCATTAGATATTCATTTCCAGCAAACATAGGCTTTGCAATCAATATGTAGCTTTCTAGGCTTAACTTTTCTTTTTGGAAATTAATATCTTGATTTTTAAGAAGATTTTGTTCATTTAAAAGAGTGTCCCCTTTTTTATTGATGACATAAATATCCATTTCAGGGTATACCAAATTTTCAGTTGCTATAAATCCTTTCATATTATTGAAAACAACATTGCAGGCTTCTCCATAAATAAATTCAGATGTCTTTTTGTTTCCTAAATGATTTTCAACGGTAACGGCAGTTGTGGTCAATCCTTCACTTTCAATAGTAATGTGTGAAGGTGTTTTTAGCGCGGGCGAAATGCTAATCTCGCAAGAAAAAAATACAAGACTAAGTGCTACTCGTAGAAGCTGTTTACATTTCATATAGTATTAGTTGTATATTCGAATAATTTCACCTGTTTGTCTTCCGTCCACACTTTTGCGATACGCATTCACAACTTTTTGCATCGCAATAGGATTGTGTCCTGGAAAATATGCATCATACTTTTCCACTGCATCTTCCACCAAACCAGAAGAAACGACATTGACACGAATGTTGCCTTCCAATTCTAAAATCACTGCTTTTACAAAACTGTGAATGGCACCATTGACCATCGCAGCACTTGCCGTCATCGGAACTGGTTCATCTGCCAAAATTCCAGTGGTTAAGGTAATGGAACCGCCTTTGTTGAGGTAGTTTTGCCCAATGCGAACCAAATTGACTTGTCCCATCAATTTACTTTTAAAACCTACATAATAATCTTCTTCAGAAAGTTCGTCAAACGGTTTCCATGTGGCTTCACCTGCGGCACAAATGATCGCATCGAGCGTTCCAACTTGATCAAACATTTTTTGAATGCTTTGGCTATTGCTGATATCTACAGTAACATCGCCTGTCGTTCTTCCTGCAATGAACACTTCGTGCTGTTGCCTAAAATATTCCGTAAGTTTTTTGCCAATGGTTCCGTTTCCGCCGATGATGAGGATTTTCATAAAAATTGTATTTGTAGTTGAAAGATAGTCATAAATTCTAGGTTGCTTTTTAACAATCAAACGGAAGTAAATCTGGCGAAATATAGTATTGTTTTGCCCTTTGAGATGTGAAAATATCTAGGGAATAATGCGCTTCCATCAATTGTCTAAAATTGGATAAAAGCCTTGGATGCTCCGTGATAAATTCCTTAAAAGTAGTCGTTTTTGATTGTAAGATAAAGTGATATACCGCTTTGGTTGCCGCAATGGTCAATGTTTTATTGTACTTGTCTGCTGCGTTTGCGTGTGCTACAAAATTTTGCAACTGAATTTGAATAGTATCTAATGCTTGCTTAATTCCGTATTTGGTAATGTGAATCCATGCCAATCTTAGATGCGCTTCATGCGTAAATAAGGAAGGCGACAGTTTGCAAGTTGCAAATTGTTTTTCAAATGTAGCGTCTGTCAGTTGGATATGATCAAACATACAAGTTGCTTTATTTCTTTCGTTTAGAAGTAGACTGTGTCGATTTGGGTTTGACTTCCTTTTTCGGCATCGGACCGCGTAAGTGAATCACCAAACCATTTAGAAAATTTCGCAAAATCTGATCGCCACAATTTTTATATTTTGGATGATCTTCATTGCGAAAAAATGCACCTAGTTCACTTTTGGAAATTCGGAAATCTACCAATTCTAATATTTTTACAATATCGTCATCGCGCAACTTTAAAGCTACACGGAGTTTTTTAAAAACGTCGTTGTTTGTTAATGCCATGGGACAAAGATACTCAAAAAGGGGAAAGTTCTGTTTTTAAAATTGGGCATAAAAAAAGTCTACCAATTGATAGACTTTTTGCTTCATTAAGAAATAAAATATATATAATATTAAATTACTCTTACGTTCACTGCGTTTAATCCTTTGCGACCTTCTGTTAATTCGAATTCAACTTCGTCTCCTTGACGAACTTCGTCGATTAATCCTGAAATGTGTACAAAATGTTCTTTGTTTGAACCTTCTTCAACGATAAATCCAAATCCTTTAGTGTCGTTGAAAAATTTTACTGTTCCTTTACTCATGGTAATAAATTTTAATATTTGTTTTAATAATAGCAAAGATACTGCCAAAATTCATTCGCTCGACAGATTGTGCGATTTTTTTGAGTTCATTACAATTATTTAATATTGAACTTTTTAACTTTTCTTTGCGAGACCGCGTATTTTATGTATTTCTCAATAGATTCCATGGATTTACTTTTTTTTACATTTCTTAATTATTCCAACTTTTTACTCCCAAAAATGATCGCAAATGCCTTAAAATGTGGCAAATATATATAGTAAAAGAACATTGATTAGCGATTTTTTGTTAAAAGCAGTGCTGAAGTTTATCAGATCCGTATTCAAATTATTGATAACCTACTACAAAACAGGTAGTTCTACGCGTTTTTAAGTTTCCGAAGAAGTACGTTTTAAAAAACTGTCGGATTCTCCTACATTTGTGCAGTAGTTGAAGCAGTTTTCTGTACACAAAAAGAAATTTTTGTATGCTTTTTTATCAGTGTTGAAACCTTTTATTGTTTTCAACTGCAAAATTGTTTAGTATATATAATTGTTGAAAAGACGCAAGGGAAAATGTACTATTTGCCGTTACAGATACTCTTGCGTTTTTATTGCGCTTCTATAAATTCCAAATCAATATAATATTCTTTTGGATCATACGGATTTATGTATGCTGTTGTTTCTTTTTGAAGGTAAAAATGCATTCGAACGTTTGTTTCATCTTTAGAAATGGAGGTTTTTAAAGTGAGTGTTCTTTTATGATATTTTACCTTAAATTTTACATCGCAAGACGTACTTTTAATAGTTTGCTCATTGTGATGTCCATAACCAGCAACGATATTTAACGCCGCAGCTTGTCCTTCTACTACTGTTTTTGTGTAATAATGATTTGTTTCTTGAATAATTGCTTTGTCTAAATTCACAATCACTTGATCTGCATTACTTTTGAATTCTCTTAGATATTTTTGATAAGCACTATGAATATCTTCCTGTCCTTTTATTGTAGCTATTTTAAACCATAATGCTACTAACAGAAGTATGATAGATCCAATAATAAGCAGTATCCAGTCTGTTGGAGAGGAGTTAAAACCTAAAACAATCGCAATTATTCCTCCTACCATTGCTGCGATTTCTATAACTAAAGTGATTTTTTCTTTCAAGTGTGTATAGTATGTAAATTGTTACACAAGTAGGAGTTACGAACTAAAGTTTTGTTACAGTTTTTCCTGCAATACTTTAATTTCATCACGGTATTTGGCAGCATCCATAAAGTTTAACTCTTTTGCAGCCGCTTCCATTGATTTCCGCTTTTCGCGAATTAACTTTTCTATTTGCGCTTTGGTTAAGTATTCCAAATCGGGTTCAGCCGCCGCTTTTGCTTCTATCGTATCTTCCCACGCTAAGCTGTCATCTTTCCCAAGAATAGAACTCAAAGCTTTGTTCAAGCCTTTTGGCGTAATGTTATGTTTTGCATTGTATGCAATTTGTTTTTCCCTTCGGTATGCGGTTTCATCAATGGTTCGCTGCATACTTTTAGTCATTTTGTCTGCATACATAATCGCTTTTCCATTTACATTTCGCGCTGCTCTTCCCACGGTTTGTGTCAAGGAACGATTTGAACGTAAAAAGCCTTCTTTGTCTGCATCCAAAATCGCAACTAAGGAAACTTCTGGTAAATCCAATCCTTCACGCAGTAAATTCACACCGATCAACACATCAAACAAACCTTTTCGTAAATCCTGCATGATTTGTACACGTTCTAGCGTGTCCACATCACTGTGAATGTAACGACACCGAATTTGGATTCGCGATAAATATTTGGTCAATTCTTCCGCCATTCGTTTTGTCAACGTCGTCACCAACACACGTTCGTCTTTTTCAACTCTCAGATGAATTTCCTCTACCAAATCATCAATCTGATTCAAACTTGGACGCACTTCTATCACAGGATCCAACAATCCTGTCGGACGAATGACTTGTTCTACATACACACCATCGGTTTTGTGCAATTCGTAATCTGCTGGTGTGGCACTTACATAAATTACCTGATTCTGAATCGCTTCAAATTCTTCAAACTTCAACGGTCGGTTGTCCATCGCGGCAGGCAAACGGAAACCGTATTCTACCAAGTTTTCTTTTCTGCTTCTATCGCCGCCATACATAGCATGCACTTGCGAAATTGTTACGTGACTTTCGTCTACGACCATCAAATAATCATCTGGAAAATAATCTAACAGACAGAAAGGACGTGTTCCTGGGGCACGACCGTCCAAATATCTTGAGTAGTTTTCAATTCCAGAACAATAGCCCAATTCACGAATCATTTCTAAGTCAAAATTCGTGCGTTCCTCCAAGCGTTTTGCCTCTAAATGTTTGCCAATTTCTTTAAAATAGTCCACTTGCTTCACCATGTCTTCCTGAATTTGATGAATAGCATTTTGCAATACTTCTGGAGAAGTCACAAACATATTAGCAGGATAAATATTGAGTTGTGTATATTTTTCCAACACGGTATTGGTGCCTGGATCAAAGGATTCTATTTCTTCAATTTCATCTCCAAAAAAGTGAATTCTAAAGGCAAAATCTGCATATCCAGGAAACACATCTACGACATCACCTTTTACACGAAACGAACCGCGTGTAAATTCTGCTGTGGTACGTGAATATAAGCTTTGCACCAAACGATGCAATAATTTTGTACGCGAAATCACTTGATCACGCTCTAATTTTATGACATTTTTCTGAAATTCCACTGGATTTCCAATACCGTACAAACACGAAACCGACGCAATCACAATGACATCGCGGCGACCAGAAAGTAGGGAAGAGGTTGTACTCAAACGCAACTTTTCAATTTCTTCATTGATCGATAAGTCTTTTTCTATATACGTTCCCGAAGTTGGAATGTAGGCTTCTGGTTGATAATAATCATAGTACGACACAAAATATTCCACCGCATTTTCAGGAAAAAACTGCTTAAATTCTGAATACAACTGTGCTGCCAAGGTTTTGTTATGTGCCAACACTAGCGTAGGTTTTTCCACTTTTTCAATCACATTGGCAACCGTAAACGTTTTTCCTGAACCTGTCACACCGAGTAATGTTTGGTATTGCTCGTTCGTTTCAAGTCCGGATGTAAGTTGTTGAATAGCTTGCGGTTGATCGCCCGTAGGCTCAAAATCAGATACAATTTTAAACTTCATATATTGTCAGTGCTTTTTTTTTGGCGTTCTGCAAAAGTTCACTTCGATAAGCTCAGTGTACTTTTACGGCGTGCTATACGCGTTACATGGTAACTTGCTGCTATCTGCTGAGCCAAGTCGAAGCATCCTTAACGCATATCGTACAAAAATACGGAAAAGGAGTGAGGTTTGTAACTTCTAATGATTTTTAAATGTTGTGATGAAAAGTATAGACTTTTACTGCTTTTTCTTTGAGTTTTCGTGAAAGTATTTCTTCGGAATTTTGACTTCATCCGTTTCCATTGTCCAGATCATATTGGCAATCCACCAACGATCTTTTAAGTAGACCAATTGATAACTATTGATTCCTTTTTCGGTGTTGCCTTCGGAATCGCTGCCTATGAAACTTTGAAAAACATTGGCAATTCCGTTAAATTCATTTACGACTTTCCCTAGTTCTTTTTCTTCATAACCTTGTTTGTAATAATTATCATTTAGGGATTCTAAAAAATCTTCCAAGTTTACGGTTTCAAAAGGATTTGGATATTTTTCATCTGACGCACGCACACTGAATGTTACGTTTGGTAAAAATAATTCTTTTAAGGACTTTGTATCTATCGCATTTCCTTTCTCCACTGAAAGCAATTGCAACATGCGTGTTAGCGTTCCGTCAATTGTTTTCACAGCTTCTTCGTGTGGTATTTTTTTGGTTTGTGCGGTTATCGCAATAGAGAAACTCACCAAGAGCATTGTTAGAAAATATTTCATAAGTGTCATTTTAAAGTGATGCTGACTAAAATACTAAAAGTCAAGTATTTTGCTGAAGAATTTTATGTTTTTGAGATAGATTTAACAAAACAATCTCCAAAACTATTTTTGTCGTTCTAGCGTGACAATCACGTTGTCTTGTAGGATAGATTTTATTTTTTTGACAGCAACGATCTTCCCTTTTTCACGTACAAATTGAAACCACATCGTTCGGTTGGTCGCAAAGAATGTGTCTTTTTTTAGTGGATAGATTGGATAGACGTTCCAACCCCAACTATTTTTTACTTTGAGTGTATTATTTTCTATGAGAAATTTAATACTAAAATCTTTGTTGGTAGCTTTAAAGATTCCTGTATATTTTTGGAGTTCTTCGTCTGAAAGTTCAATTGGCGTTATTCCCGAATTGGTTTCGATGCTTCTTTTTTCAAGATTGTATCGATCGCCATTTTTCAGCAGATAAAACCGTTCTGAATTTGCGGGAAGTCTGGTAATCGTATCATTCATGCTGTCGTAATATGAACCATCAAACATGGCAACATAACTATTGCCCACAACTTCAAAGACGTTTTTTTGCACCAAGATTCCTGTGCCATTGTCAATTCCAATAGCAATGCGTTGTGTATTTTCTTTAATTTCTTGAATGTGGTTGAATTGTTTGTTTCTCGCTAAAAAGTGATTCATGATGATGACACCTTCCAAAAAATCAAATCCAGTTTGTAAGTGGTGTTCGTAAAAGTAGGAAGCTTGTACGCCTGAACCTGCGGAAACTCCTGCGATAATTCCATCACGATTCAGTAGTGCTTTGAGTTCTTTGTGGACTTTTGTAGTATGATATGCATCTGTGATTCTTTGGGTTTTTCCGCCAAGGATAAAAACACCTTGACAGGTTTTTAATGGTGCGACAAAAGCATCGCTATTGGCTTCTTTTGTATTTCGTGTATGTAGTATGCTGATATTCGTAATTCCTAATTTTTGAAACCTTTTTTTGATACGACTAAAATCAGGATTTTTAGCTATTTCGTTATCGGACATTGCTGTGGGAATGATGACAATTGGGGCATCTTTTCCACCTGCAAACTTTTCAAATAAACGCGCTTGCGTTTCTGAAATTCCGCCACCAATTAAAAATAGTGTTCCTTTTTCTGGACCTTTGGCAGGAATGATTGCTGTTTTCTGAGCTTGTGCGATACTTATAAAAAGCAGTATGAAGATGAAAACAGTTTTTTTCATAGCATATTTTTGACTAATTTTTTAGTTGTCTAGCAATCAACTATCGTTTTAATGTAAAATGCCCTTTTACATCAAAAGAATCTGGTCCGTCTTTTATTTCCGCTAAAAACCAATAGTCACTAGAAGGCATTCTGCGACCGCGATACGTTCCGTCCCAACCCATATCATTGGCGCGCAAAGTTTTGAGAAGTTTTCCATACCGATCAAAAATA harbors:
- the uvrB gene encoding excinuclease ABC subunit UvrB, producing MKFKIVSDFEPTGDQPQAIQQLTSGLETNEQYQTLLGVTGSGKTFTVANVIEKVEKPTLVLAHNKTLAAQLYSEFKQFFPENAVEYFVSYYDYYQPEAYIPTSGTYIEKDLSINEEIEKLRLSTTSSLLSGRRDVIVIASVSCLYGIGNPVEFQKNVIKLERDQVISRTKLLHRLVQSLYSRTTAEFTRGSFRVKGDVVDVFPGYADFAFRIHFFGDEIEEIESFDPGTNTVLEKYTQLNIYPANMFVTSPEVLQNAIHQIQEDMVKQVDYFKEIGKHLEAKRLEERTNFDLEMIRELGYCSGIENYSRYLDGRAPGTRPFCLLDYFPDDYLMVVDESHVTISQVHAMYGGDRSRKENLVEYGFRLPAAMDNRPLKFEEFEAIQNQVIYVSATPADYELHKTDGVYVEQVIRPTGLLDPVIEVRPSLNQIDDLVEEIHLRVEKDERVLVTTLTKRMAEELTKYLSRIQIRCRYIHSDVDTLERVQIMQDLRKGLFDVLIGVNLLREGLDLPEVSLVAILDADKEGFLRSNRSLTQTVGRAARNVNGKAIMYADKMTKSMQRTIDETAYRREKQIAYNAKHNITPKGLNKALSSILGKDDSLAWEDTIEAKAAAEPDLEYLTKAQIEKLIREKRKSMEAAAKELNFMDAAKYRDEIKVLQEKL
- a CDS encoding short chain dehydrogenase gives rise to the protein MKILIIGGNGTIGKKLTEYFRQQHEVFIAGRTTGDVTVDISNSQSIQKMFDQVGTLDAIICAAGEATWKPFDELSEEDYYVGFKSKLMGQVNLVRIGQNYLNKGGSITLTTGILADEPVPMTASAAMVNGAIHSFVKAVILELEGNIRVNVVSSGLVEDAVEKYDAYFPGHNPIAMQKVVNAYRKSVDGRQTGEIIRIYN
- a CDS encoding alkylphosphonate utilization protein; its protein translation is MSIERDLKKRSNNTCELCNSTEKLAMYHVPPNHAEQLEKSIYACETCISQIENPETMNANHWRCLNDSMWSEVKAVQIVAWRMLHRLKHEGWPQDLLDMMYLEEDDLTWAAATGEAEEEENTLKHVDVNGVQLQAGDSVVLIKDLNVKGAGFVAKRGTPVRNITLSHDNAEHIEGRVNGQHIVIITKYVKKT
- a CDS encoding RDD family protein, which codes for MKRKKDILKGIFIREISKITTTNFKLRRIQSMFLDHIIMSLILITPTVIFIFFGDFKSFDFINKHSTIIFSVLIFLCMNKDFLKAQSAAKRLLGYQVIDCKTKQPASELQCFLRNMSMIIWPLEVGIAYLNPSRRLGDIIANTEIISVDKEELSTIWKEIKQLRFTVEFVYILIIAIVYFYVLSFILF
- a CDS encoding Hsp20/alpha crystallin family protein; the protein is MNIVKRRNADFPSIFDELFQTDWFGGMANPATATKGTIPATNIKETADNFILEVAAPGKTKEDFKLSLDHDVLTISTEEKKEETKKEDNYTRREFSFSAFTRSFKLPQTVNKEEINATYTDGILHVTLPKREEDKVKPKRLIEIS
- a CDS encoding cyanophycinase, with translation MKKTVFIFILLFISIAQAQKTAIIPAKGPEKGTLFLIGGGISETQARLFEKFAGGKDAPIVIIPTAMSDNEIAKNPDFSRIKKRFQKLGITNISILHTRNTKEANSDAFVAPLKTCQGVFILGGKTQRITDAYHTTKVHKELKALLNRDGIIAGVSAGSGVQASYFYEHHLQTGFDFLEGVIIMNHFLARNKQFNHIQEIKENTQRIAIGIDNGTGILVQKNVFEVVGNSYVAMFDGSYYDSMNDTITRLPANSERFYLLKNGDRYNLEKRSIETNSGITPIELSDEELQKYTGIFKATNKDFSIKFLIENNTLKVKNSWGWNVYPIYPLKKDTFFATNRTMWFQFVREKGKIVAVKKIKSILQDNVIVTLERQK
- a CDS encoding cold-shock protein, which codes for MSKGTVKFFNDTKGFGFIVEEGSNKEHFVHISGLIDEVRQGDEVEFELTEGRKGLNAVNVRVI
- a CDS encoding DUF1456 family protein, producing MALTNNDVFKKLRVALKLRDDDIVKILELVDFRISKSELGAFFRNEDHPKYKNCGDQILRNFLNGLVIHLRGPMPKKEVKPKSTQSTSKRKK